GTAAATAAGGGGAACGCCGCCCTGCAACGGGGTTGCGCCCGAAAGCGCAAGCGCGGCAACGCGTTCCTCGCGAATCTGATCTTCAAAAACCTTGCTTGGCCGGCGGAAGATTGCAGCTGTTCTGGCTTTGCCAATTCCAACTTCTACACTTGCGACCTGTGTATCGTCCAATCGTTCCAGCAAAAGCAGGTAACCACCATCATCTACAACTGCAATCACGACTGCCGCTCTCCTTTTCTTCGCTTCTGCTTCGGCGGCGTCTGCTATCTGTTTCGCTACTTCCAGCGTTAAAACTTTTTTGGACGGTAATTCGGCGATTGAATTCCCGCCGAACATCAAAGTCAAAGTTAGAACTCCAATGATTTTGCTCATAGTTGATTTCATAACGTTTTGTCGTAAAGGGTGGATGAAGCTTACAAAGAGACATTTTTCACAATTTTGTAATGATTCACCCGCTACCTCTACTAATTAGCGGAGGAAGCGGTTATGAAAAAATACTTATTACTCTTTCGGGTGATCTTGCTTTTGCTTGCGTTCCATATCGTCAGTGAATTCTCAATCGCAACGCTTGCAACGACGCTCTCCACACCGAACATCGTTCGCCTTGACTCGCGTGCGAATGCGATTGTGCCTGCAGATGCCGTACTTGAAAAAATAGCAGATGGATTCAGCTGGTTGGAAGGACCAGTCTGGAACCGGGCTGAGAGGTTTCTTCTGTTTTCGAACGTTCCTGATAATGAAGTGTTGAAATGGAAGCAGGGAGAAGCGGTTAGCGTTTTCCTGAAACCAAGCGGCTACACAGGCAAGGAAACTTTTGAAGGGAAGGAGCCTGGATCCAACGGGTTAAGTTTTGATTCTCAGGGAAGGCTGGTGTTTTGCCAACATGGGGATCGGAAAATCAGCAGGCTGGAGAAGACCGGTTCGAGTACAACTGTTGTCGATCACTACAATGGAAAAAGATTGAACAGCCCGAATGACGTGATTTTCAAATCAAATGGCGATATGTATTTTACGGATCCGCCCTTCGGTTTGCCGAAATCTTTCGATGATCCTAACAAAGAGCTGGAATTTCAAGGTGTCTACAAGTATTCAAAAAACGGCATTCTCACCCTGTTGACCGGAGAGTTGAAAGGGCCGAACGGCATCGCATTTTCCCCGGATGAGAAACAATTGTATGTGTCCGATTACACCGGAGCAGCCTGGTTTGTTTTCGATGTCAGACAGGATGGATCGGTATTCAACAAACGTCTGCTACTGGATGCGAACGGCCAAAAGAAAAATGGACCTGGCGGACCGGACGGCATGAAAGTGGATCAGCGCGGCAATATATTCGCTGCGGGTCCGGGGGGTTTATACATTATCGCGCCCGGCGGCAGAATCCTGGGTAGATTCGATTTTGGTGTGCCCATTGGAAACTGTGCCTGGGGAGAAGATGGTTCTACTCTGTTTATCGCTGCGAACACAGCCCTCTATCGTATCCGGTTGACAACCAGAGGAGCCGGATTCTGAAATTCAAAATCTAGGAGATCTATATGTCATTGAGAAACGCTTTGTCATTCTGTTTCGTTACTTTACTTTTCTTCGCTTCGAACGGATTGGCCGTTGATCCGGTAACAGTTTATCCCAAGAACTACAAAGTCCTTCTGGAGAACGAGAACGTGCGAGTTTTGGATTTCGTGCTTAGAAAGGGAGACACGGAAAGTTTTCATTCGCATCCTCCGCATGTTGCCTACATTCTCACAGGATTCAAGATACGCTTCACTTTTCCGGACGGCCGCACGGCGATTCGAGAAGCGAAAGCGGGGGACGTTTTATACAGTGATGCTGTGACGCATTCACCTTTGAATATTGGTGAGACCGATGCGCACGGCCTCTTGATTGAGATGAAAACTGTGGAAGCTGCAGGTGCGCTCTCTCCGGATCAGCTTCTCACAGCCGTAACTTTTATTCAAGGCATGGAAGGGAAAGATGAAGAGTTGAAGAGTGAACTTCTTGCGCTTGAAGCGCCAACGCGATCCGAACCGGGAAACATTACTTATGATTTATACCAATCAACCGTTAAGAAGAATGAATTTATGCGGTTCGAAGTCTGGCGAAACCCCGAAGCACTGGAAGAACACAAGAAGACTCCTCATCTCAAAGCTTCGTTCAAAAAGCGTCAAGAACAGGGTTGGAAAACGGAAATCACAACATGGAAGCGGGTCCCCTAAGTGTCCCTTCCCATAAATATGATGACATATGCTGCTGGCTCGCAGGCTTGATGGCAAGGCGCGAGCGAGGCGCATACCCGCTGTGGTATGTAACGAG
The DNA window shown above is from bacterium and carries:
- a CDS encoding heme-binding protein, with protein sequence MSKIIGVLTLTLMFGGNSIAELPSKKVLTLEVAKQIADAAEAEAKKRRAAVVIAVVDDGGYLLLLERLDDTQVASVEVGIGKARTAAIFRRPSKVFEDQIREERVAALALSGATPLQGGVPLIYQGQVIGAIGVSGNTPQEDEDIAKAGAAVIERAIPKAP
- a CDS encoding SMP-30/gluconolactonase/LRE family protein, with product MKKYLLLFRVILLLLAFHIVSEFSIATLATTLSTPNIVRLDSRANAIVPADAVLEKIADGFSWLEGPVWNRAERFLLFSNVPDNEVLKWKQGEAVSVFLKPSGYTGKETFEGKEPGSNGLSFDSQGRLVFCQHGDRKISRLEKTGSSTTVVDHYNGKRLNSPNDVIFKSNGDMYFTDPPFGLPKSFDDPNKELEFQGVYKYSKNGILTLLTGELKGPNGIAFSPDEKQLYVSDYTGAAWFVFDVRQDGSVFNKRLLLDANGQKKNGPGGPDGMKVDQRGNIFAAGPGGLYIIAPGGRILGRFDFGVPIGNCAWGEDGSTLFIAANTALYRIRLTTRGAGF
- a CDS encoding antibiotic biosynthesis monooxygenase — translated: MSLRNALSFCFVTLLFFASNGLAVDPVTVYPKNYKVLLENENVRVLDFVLRKGDTESFHSHPPHVAYILTGFKIRFTFPDGRTAIREAKAGDVLYSDAVTHSPLNIGETDAHGLLIEMKTVEAAGALSPDQLLTAVTFIQGMEGKDEELKSELLALEAPTRSEPGNITYDLYQSTVKKNEFMRFEVWRNPEALEEHKKTPHLKASFKKRQEQGWKTEITTWKRVP